A region of Deinococcus sp. KNUC1210 DNA encodes the following proteins:
- a CDS encoding nucleoside/nucleotide kinase family protein: MDTLPPRARARSAQSTVLQATTADLVARARAMIVPGERRILGITGAPGAGKSTVCAALAAALGTDAVIVGMDGFHLANQELVRLGRRQRKGAPDTFDADGYAALLRRLRDPQGQTVYAPVFDRAIEESIGSAVPVFPDVPLIITEGNYLLLEEGDWERAAAALDVVWYLDLSDEVRLERLLLRHEQFGKSRTEAESWVASVDQRNADLIAQTRGRADLVVQVVDAVPEDAGQVQR; this comes from the coding sequence ATGGACACGCTTCCTCCCCGGGCACGGGCCCGTTCAGCACAGTCGACTGTTCTTCAGGCCACCACCGCCGACCTCGTGGCGCGGGCGCGGGCCATGATCGTGCCGGGTGAGCGCCGCATTCTCGGCATCACCGGAGCGCCGGGCGCGGGCAAATCCACCGTCTGTGCAGCGCTGGCGGCAGCGCTGGGAACGGACGCGGTGATCGTGGGTATGGACGGATTCCATCTCGCCAATCAGGAACTCGTGCGCCTGGGCCGTCGTCAGCGCAAAGGCGCACCCGATACCTTCGACGCCGACGGATACGCCGCGTTGCTGCGTCGGCTGCGAGATCCGCAGGGCCAGACGGTGTATGCGCCCGTCTTCGACCGCGCCATCGAGGAATCGATCGGCAGCGCGGTTCCCGTGTTTCCGGATGTCCCGCTCATCATCACTGAGGGAAACTATCTGCTGCTCGAAGAGGGCGACTGGGAAAGGGCCGCCGCCGCTCTCGACGTGGTGTGGTATCTGGACCTGTCGGACGAGGTGCGGCTGGAGCGTCTGCTGCTGCGCCACGAGCAGTTCGGTAAGTCGCGCACCGAGGCCGAGAGCTGGGTTGCGAGTGTCGATCAGCGCAACGCCGACCTGATCGCGCAGACACGTGGGCGTGCCGATCTGGTGGTGCAGGTCGTGGACGCTGTGCCAGAGGATGCTGGGCAGGTGCAGCGCTAG
- a CDS encoding DUF488 family protein produces MSTTSPGPGAVQAFPAGAMLYTIGYEGAALDALIGTLSQAGVTVLVDTRERAQSRRPGFSKTALSTALAQGGLGYLHLRALGTPPAVRKDYKLTHDFASLKRGYLAHLATQGEALEELGRLAARETVALLCYEADPADCHRSLIAARLRELGMVNEVHDLHVNRSSDGLSPAAHQ; encoded by the coding sequence ATGTCCACCACATCACCGGGGCCGGGGGCTGTGCAGGCATTTCCTGCGGGCGCCATGCTGTACACCATCGGCTATGAGGGCGCAGCTCTGGACGCCCTGATCGGCACGCTCAGTCAGGCGGGCGTCACGGTGCTGGTCGATACCCGCGAACGCGCTCAGAGCCGACGGCCAGGGTTTTCCAAAACCGCACTGAGCACCGCGCTCGCACAGGGCGGCCTGGGCTACCTGCATCTACGGGCCCTCGGCACCCCGCCTGCCGTGCGAAAAGACTACAAGTTGACGCATGATTTCGCGTCGCTGAAGCGCGGCTATCTGGCGCATCTGGCGACGCAGGGCGAAGCGCTGGAAGAGCTGGGCCGCCTGGCTGCCCGCGAAACGGTGGCCCTGCTGTGCTACGAGGCCGACCCAGCCGACTGTCACCGCTCGCTGATCGCCGCCCGTCTGCGGGAACTCGGCATGGTGAACGAGGTACACGATCTGCATGTAAACCGGAGCAGTGACGGACTGAGCCCAGCAGCCCATCAATAA
- a CDS encoding sugar ABC transporter substrate-binding protein: MKRFALLSALLLGTAAQAATITIATVNNPDMVTMQKLSPEFTKKYPDIQVKWVVLPENELRQKVTLDVASGAGSFDVATVGAYEVPIWAKNGWLNPLTPMFAKDAAIAKAYNLNDIIPGVRGALTVGGNLYAVPFYAESSMTFYNKDLFKKAGLTMPVQPTWQQVQGFAAKINDPKNGVYGICLRGLPGWGENMAFFTTMVNTFGGRWYDNNWQAQLNSPAWKTALNFYVDMMKKSGPPGATSNGFTENLTLMSQGKCGMWVDATVAAGLLSDASSSKIVNSVGFANAPVGPGTTRGNHWYWSWNLAIPKSTKQADAAFKFLTWATSKEYIALVAKTKGNWAAVPPGTRTSTYTNAAYKKAAGAFSGLVQNAINSADVTKATKDAVPYSGIQYVAIPEFQALGTQVGQYVAGALSGQTTVDQALTQAQDAANKVAKDGKYQK; encoded by the coding sequence ATGAAACGATTTGCCCTGCTTTCCGCCCTTCTCCTCGGCACCGCCGCACAGGCCGCGACCATCACCATCGCCACCGTCAACAACCCCGACATGGTGACGATGCAGAAACTGTCGCCCGAATTCACCAAGAAGTACCCCGATATTCAGGTGAAATGGGTCGTGCTGCCCGAGAACGAACTGCGTCAGAAGGTCACGCTCGACGTGGCGAGCGGTGCAGGCAGCTTCGACGTGGCGACGGTGGGCGCATACGAGGTGCCGATCTGGGCCAAGAACGGCTGGCTGAACCCGCTGACCCCGATGTTTGCCAAGGATGCCGCCATCGCCAAGGCCTACAACCTCAACGACATCATCCCGGGCGTTCGCGGCGCACTGACGGTGGGCGGCAACCTGTACGCCGTTCCCTTCTACGCCGAGAGCAGCATGACCTTCTACAACAAGGACCTGTTCAAGAAGGCCGGCCTCACCATGCCCGTGCAACCCACCTGGCAGCAGGTTCAGGGCTTTGCCGCCAAGATCAACGATCCCAAGAACGGCGTGTACGGCATCTGTCTGCGCGGACTGCCGGGCTGGGGCGAGAACATGGCGTTCTTCACCACGATGGTCAACACCTTCGGCGGACGCTGGTACGACAACAACTGGCAGGCGCAGCTCAATAGCCCCGCCTGGAAGACCGCTCTGAACTTCTACGTCGACATGATGAAGAAGTCTGGCCCTCCCGGAGCCACCTCCAACGGCTTCACCGAGAACCTGACCCTGATGAGCCAGGGCAAGTGCGGAATGTGGGTCGATGCGACCGTTGCCGCCGGCCTCCTGAGCGACGCCAGCAGCAGCAAGATCGTCAACAGCGTCGGCTTCGCCAATGCGCCTGTCGGCCCCGGCACCACGCGCGGCAATCACTGGTACTGGAGCTGGAACCTGGCGATTCCCAAGAGCACCAAGCAGGCCGACGCCGCCTTCAAGTTCCTGACCTGGGCCACCAGCAAGGAGTACATCGCGCTGGTTGCCAAGACCAAGGGTAACTGGGCTGCCGTGCCCCCAGGCACCCGCACCAGCACCTACACCAACGCTGCCTACAAGAAGGCCGCCGGAGCGTTCAGCGGCCTGGTCCAGAACGCCATCAACAGCGCTGACGTCACCAAGGCCACCAAGGACGCCGTTCCCTACAGCGGCATTCAGTACGTCGCCATCCCCGAGTTCCAGGCGCTGGGCACCCAGGTCGGTCAGTACGTCGCCGGCGCACTCAGCGGCCAGACCACGGTCGATCAGGCGCTGACTCAGGCGCAGGACGCTGCCAACAAGGTCGCCAAGGACGGGAAGTACCAGAAGTAA
- a CDS encoding LacI family DNA-binding transcriptional regulator, with protein sequence MTSITDVALLAGVSATTAKRAIKEPEKLHPDTLRRVQDAIAELHYEPDLRAGALRAGQSRTVGVMLGSIIEPFFAQLARTLSVELRRNGYNMLLTENEYQSEQELAELKLLYGQRIDALILRPGYGNKSRDYLARLHERGVFIAQIDYCSPGTPYPSVMLDNPGAVREGVRYLHSLGHRRIAATGKFDQKMHPEMRSYTFPAAMAEVGLSAYPEYEQVMFLTEDNAYQYTLKVMRLPQPPTALFALTGASAAGCYRALQELNISVPDDVSLLTFDNYSWMGLVSPGITALEQPAADMARAAVQMTLAALSGEEYTREVVFPAQLIVRGSCAAPRPDSVAMQLSGSVRPEALTKG encoded by the coding sequence GTGACCAGCATTACCGACGTGGCTCTCCTGGCAGGCGTTTCGGCAACCACTGCCAAACGCGCCATCAAAGAGCCTGAAAAACTGCACCCCGATACGCTTCGGCGCGTTCAGGACGCGATTGCCGAACTTCACTACGAACCCGACCTGCGGGCCGGGGCGCTGCGGGCCGGGCAGAGCCGCACGGTGGGCGTGATGCTGGGATCGATCATCGAACCGTTTTTTGCTCAGCTGGCACGCACGCTGAGCGTCGAACTGCGCCGAAACGGTTACAACATGCTGTTGACCGAGAACGAATACCAGAGCGAACAGGAACTCGCCGAGTTGAAACTGCTGTACGGTCAGCGCATCGATGCCCTGATCCTGCGCCCCGGCTACGGCAACAAGAGCCGCGACTATCTGGCGAGGCTGCACGAACGCGGGGTGTTTATCGCCCAGATCGACTACTGTTCACCGGGCACGCCGTATCCGTCGGTCATGCTCGACAACCCCGGTGCTGTGCGCGAGGGCGTGCGGTATCTGCATTCGCTCGGGCACCGCCGCATTGCCGCGACCGGCAAATTCGACCAGAAGATGCACCCGGAAATGCGCTCATATACCTTCCCCGCCGCAATGGCCGAGGTGGGCCTGAGCGCCTACCCGGAATATGAACAGGTGATGTTTCTGACGGAGGACAACGCCTACCAGTACACGCTGAAGGTGATGCGTCTGCCGCAGCCGCCGACTGCCCTGTTCGCGCTGACCGGAGCGAGTGCGGCAGGCTGCTACCGCGCCCTTCAGGAACTCAATATCAGCGTGCCAGACGACGTATCGCTGCTGACCTTCGACAATTATTCCTGGATGGGACTGGTCAGTCCGGGGATCACGGCCCTGGAACAGCCCGCCGCCGACATGGCCCGCGCCGCCGTACAGATGACGCTGGCAGCGCTCAGCGGCGAAGAATACACACGCGAGGTCGTGTTCCCCGCCCAGCTGATCGTGCGTGGAAGCTGCGCGGCCCCCCGCCCCGACTCGGTTGCCATGCAGCTCTCGGGGAGCGTGCGGCCCGAGGCCCTGACCAAAGGCTAG